Proteins encoded together in one uncultured Desulfosarcina sp. window:
- the mutS gene encoding DNA mismatch repair protein MutS, translating into MATAKTTPMMQQYLSIKERYPDVLLFYRMGDFYEMFFEDARLASRELEIALTSRNKNDEDSIPMCGVPHRAAKGYIARLIEKGHKVAICDQMEDPKSAKGLVKRDVVRVVTPGMIIEDDLLEEKSNNYILAVSRHGQMIGLASLDISTGTFRLTETRNPAAVIDEILRVAPKEILLPESLAAEAPFSVIVAQDANLAVSLMEDRIFAFDVGRRRLLEQFDTLSLEGFGCETVKAGVAAAGALIHYVSETQRQKIEHLQSLRTYSLDRFLVVDDQSCRNLELTVNLRTGTRQGTLLGIVDRTVTAMGSRLVAHWLRYPLLDPARIEKRQDAVAEAVDRMQARKDLRESLKAVRDLERLGSKISMGHGNARDLTALKQSIQALAEVFGSLVGLESPFFRYDADIDGLHALADLIDRAIREDAPPVIGEGGMIRKGYHEELDELIHISRDGKGWLAELEEKERKHTGINALKVRFNKVFGYFIEVSRSHSESVPDHYVRKQTLVNAERYITDELKQFESRVLNAEERRASLEQEIFLDVRDKVKKRHADIQNVARFIARVDCLTAFAEVAQNNDYCRPQINTDGTLDIQEGRHPVVEKLITGERFVPNSILLDNHENQVLIITGPNMAGKSTVLRQVALMTIMAQMGAFVPAERADISITDRIFTRVGALDNLSAGQSTFMVEMQETANIVNNATADSLVILDEIGRGTSTYDGLSIAWAVAEYLHGLNGTGTRTLFATHYHELTELEGQFERVKNYNIAVKEWNDEIIFLRKLVKGGTNRSYGIQVARLAGIPEPVIRRAKKILARIEAGEHPRADERTTAGKRAKPAKGHVQLGLFSPMERKLVEALQLMDVSRMTPIDALNALNELKIKAQSIVY; encoded by the coding sequence ATGGCGACCGCTAAAACCACCCCCATGATGCAGCAATACCTCTCCATCAAGGAGCGGTATCCCGACGTTCTTCTCTTTTACCGCATGGGCGACTTTTACGAGATGTTCTTCGAAGATGCCCGACTGGCATCCCGGGAACTCGAAATCGCCCTGACCTCCCGCAATAAGAACGACGAAGATTCGATTCCCATGTGCGGCGTTCCCCACCGGGCCGCCAAGGGATATATCGCCCGACTGATCGAAAAGGGACACAAGGTCGCCATCTGCGATCAGATGGAGGACCCCAAATCCGCCAAGGGATTGGTCAAGCGCGATGTGGTGCGTGTCGTCACCCCGGGCATGATCATCGAAGACGATCTGTTGGAAGAAAAAAGCAACAACTACATCCTGGCCGTTTCCCGGCATGGGCAGATGATCGGCCTGGCCAGCCTGGATATATCCACCGGCACGTTCCGGCTTACCGAAACCAGAAATCCGGCGGCCGTCATCGATGAAATCCTGCGGGTGGCCCCCAAGGAGATTCTGCTGCCGGAATCGCTGGCCGCCGAAGCGCCCTTCAGCGTTATTGTCGCCCAGGACGCCAACCTTGCGGTCAGCCTCATGGAAGACCGGATATTCGCTTTCGACGTCGGCCGCCGGCGTCTGTTGGAACAGTTCGATACCCTCTCCCTGGAAGGATTCGGATGTGAAACCGTAAAGGCCGGCGTGGCCGCCGCCGGAGCCCTGATTCATTATGTCAGCGAAACCCAACGCCAGAAGATCGAGCATCTTCAATCTCTCCGGACCTACTCGTTGGATCGCTTTCTGGTGGTGGACGACCAGAGCTGCCGGAATCTCGAACTGACCGTCAATTTGCGTACCGGCACCCGCCAGGGAACCCTTTTGGGCATTGTCGACCGGACCGTCACCGCCATGGGCAGCCGGCTCGTGGCCCACTGGCTGCGGTATCCACTGCTGGACCCGGCCCGAATCGAAAAGCGGCAGGATGCCGTGGCCGAAGCGGTGGATCGGATGCAAGCCCGCAAGGACCTTCGCGAAAGCCTCAAGGCGGTCAGGGATCTGGAACGGCTGGGCAGCAAGATCTCCATGGGCCATGGCAATGCCCGCGATCTTACCGCCCTGAAGCAATCCATCCAGGCCCTGGCCGAAGTATTCGGGTCCCTGGTGGGATTGGAATCGCCTTTTTTTCGGTACGATGCGGATATCGACGGTTTGCACGCGCTTGCCGACCTGATCGACCGGGCCATCCGGGAAGATGCCCCGCCGGTGATCGGCGAAGGGGGCATGATCCGCAAAGGCTATCACGAAGAACTGGACGAACTGATCCATATCAGCCGGGACGGCAAGGGCTGGCTGGCCGAACTGGAGGAAAAAGAACGCAAACATACCGGCATCAACGCCCTCAAGGTGCGTTTCAACAAGGTTTTCGGCTACTTTATCGAGGTTTCCCGCAGCCACAGCGAATCGGTCCCCGACCACTATGTGCGCAAGCAGACCCTGGTCAACGCGGAGCGTTACATCACCGACGAATTGAAACAGTTCGAATCCCGGGTCCTCAATGCCGAGGAACGGCGCGCCAGCCTGGAACAGGAGATTTTTCTGGACGTGCGGGACAAGGTGAAAAAACGGCACGCCGACATCCAGAACGTCGCCCGCTTCATCGCCCGGGTGGACTGCCTGACCGCTTTTGCCGAAGTCGCCCAGAACAACGATTACTGCCGGCCGCAAATCAACACCGACGGGACCCTGGACATTCAGGAAGGACGCCATCCCGTCGTTGAAAAATTGATTACGGGCGAGCGTTTCGTCCCCAATTCCATTTTGCTGGACAACCACGAGAACCAGGTCCTGATCATCACCGGTCCCAACATGGCCGGAAAATCCACCGTACTGCGCCAGGTGGCCCTGATGACCATCATGGCCCAGATGGGCGCCTTCGTTCCCGCCGAGCGGGCCGACATCTCCATAACCGACCGCATTTTTACCCGTGTGGGCGCGCTGGACAATCTGTCGGCCGGCCAGAGCACCTTTATGGTGGAGATGCAGGAGACGGCCAACATCGTCAACAACGCCACCGCGGACAGCCTGGTTATCCTGGACGAGATCGGACGCGGTACCTCCACCTACGATGGGCTGAGCATCGCCTGGGCCGTGGCCGAATACCTGCACGGCCTCAACGGCACCGGCACCCGTACCCTTTTCGCCACCCACTACCACGAGTTGACCGAATTGGAGGGCCAGTTCGAGCGGGTGAAGAATTACAACATCGCCGTCAAAGAGTGGAACGACGAGATCATTTTCTTGAGAAAATTGGTCAAAGGGGGTACCAATCGCAGTTACGGAATCCAGGTGGCCCGGCTGGCCGGCATTCCCGAACCGGTGATTCGGCGCGCCAAGAAGATTCTTGCCCGGATCGAGGCGGGGGAGCATCCCCGGGCCGATGAACGCACTACCGCCGGAAAAAGAGCCAAGCCCGCCAAAGGGCATGTGCAGTTGGGGCTTTTCAGCCCCATGGAACGAAAACTGGTGGAGGCGCTCCAGTTGATGGATGTGAGCCGGATGACCCCGATCGACGCGTTGAATGCCTTGAACGAATTGAAGATCAAAGCCCAATCGATTGTGTACTAA
- a CDS encoding UPF0280 family protein, whose product MTQPSHRHPPTPAGHGRRTYRQLVFGAGLTSFEVVCQQTDLLVRADRPLEAQTRERVLELRGQIEGYIRRYPDFATTLVPWRADALAPEIVRNMIRAGNAAGVGPMAAVAGAIAGSVGRHLLEHSRQVVVENGGDIFLKTDRPAIAGLYAGHSPLSMKFGIQVAETGDGVGVCTSSGTVGHSLSTGRADAVCVVAHSCALADAAATAIANRINAPDEIASAISIGRSIVGVLGIVAVCGREMGAWGQVELVPMQGKKG is encoded by the coding sequence ATGACCCAGCCCTCCCATCGTCATCCCCCGACTCCTGCCGGCCATGGACGGCGCACTTATCGGCAGCTGGTTTTCGGAGCCGGCCTGACCTCTTTCGAGGTGGTCTGCCAACAGACGGATCTGCTGGTCCGGGCGGATCGGCCGCTTGAGGCGCAAACCCGGGAGCGGGTATTGGAACTGCGGGGGCAGATCGAAGGCTACATCCGCCGCTACCCGGACTTTGCCACTACCCTGGTGCCCTGGCGAGCCGATGCTTTGGCGCCTGAAATCGTGCGCAACATGATTCGGGCCGGCAACGCCGCCGGCGTAGGTCCCATGGCGGCTGTTGCCGGAGCGATCGCCGGCTCCGTCGGCCGCCATCTTTTGGAGCACAGCCGGCAGGTGGTGGTGGAGAACGGCGGGGATATTTTCCTGAAAACCGACCGGCCGGCGATTGCCGGGCTGTACGCCGGTCATTCGCCCCTGAGCATGAAATTCGGCATCCAGGTGGCCGAAACCGGAGATGGCGTCGGCGTGTGCACCTCGTCGGGGACGGTGGGCCATTCTTTGTCCACCGGCAGGGCCGACGCGGTCTGCGTGGTGGCCCACTCCTGTGCCCTGGCCGATGCGGCGGCCACCGCCATCGCCAATCGGATAAATGCCCCTGACGAGATCGCATCGGCGATTTCTATCGGAAGATCCATCGTCGGCGTCCTGGGCATTGTGGCGGTGTGCGGTCGTGAAATGGGGGCCTGGGGGCAGGTGGAACTGGTTCCCATGCAAGGAAAAAAAGGTTGA
- a CDS encoding HD domain-containing protein has protein sequence MDKSESNRPATLLDGLKADLNRREREILSKAATFSDSGIRRNPITDAEAGYRMTFSLDADRILHSRAYTRYIDKTQVFYLIPNDHITHRVLHVQLVSKIARTIGRFLRLNEDLIEAIALGHDIGHTPFGHEGERYLSALCQKAGIGYFMHNVQSIQFLDCVERKGQGWNLCLQTLDGILCHDGEIHNRSLAPNPEKDFATFEKEITAKKADPDFSLIPMTLEGCVVRMADTIAYIGRDLEDAIRLGLLQRSDIPSAIARRLGNTNGTIVYRLVTDVIKNSHDKRSIAFSPEISNALKALKDFNLERIYMNPKSKIHAETIQRLFARLFEMRLEELETNRRDSDIFSGFLADMSESYIDGHNPAEIVRDYIAGMTDRYFLHQFPEHERPAPPL, from the coding sequence ATGGACAAATCTGAATCCAACCGCCCTGCAACCCTGCTCGATGGACTGAAGGCGGATTTGAACCGGCGGGAACGGGAAATTTTATCCAAAGCCGCCACATTCAGCGATTCCGGAATTCGCCGGAATCCGATCACCGACGCCGAAGCCGGCTACCGCATGACCTTTTCCCTGGATGCGGACCGGATTCTCCATAGCCGGGCGTACACCCGCTACATCGATAAAACCCAGGTGTTTTATCTGATTCCCAACGATCACATCACCCATCGGGTATTGCACGTTCAATTGGTTTCCAAGATTGCCCGCACCATCGGACGATTTCTGCGCCTGAACGAAGACCTTATCGAAGCCATCGCCCTGGGCCACGACATCGGCCACACGCCCTTCGGACACGAAGGGGAGCGGTATCTTTCCGCACTGTGCCAAAAGGCCGGCATCGGTTATTTCATGCACAATGTCCAGAGCATCCAGTTCCTGGACTGCGTGGAGCGCAAAGGCCAGGGCTGGAACCTCTGCCTGCAGACCCTGGACGGAATCCTGTGCCATGACGGCGAAATCCATAACCGCAGCCTGGCGCCCAACCCGGAAAAGGATTTTGCCACCTTCGAAAAAGAGATTACGGCCAAAAAGGCCGATCCGGATTTTTCGCTGATCCCCATGACCCTGGAGGGGTGCGTCGTCCGCATGGCGGACACCATCGCCTACATCGGCAGGGACCTGGAGGACGCCATTCGCCTGGGGCTGCTCCAGCGCAGCGATATCCCTTCAGCCATTGCCCGCAGACTGGGCAATACCAACGGCACGATCGTCTACCGGCTGGTCACCGATGTGATCAAAAACAGTCACGACAAGCGTTCCATCGCCTTCAGCCCGGAGATTTCCAATGCCCTGAAGGCGCTCAAGGACTTCAACCTGGAACGCATTTATATGAACCCCAAAAGCAAGATCCATGCGGAAACCATCCAGCGGCTGTTTGCCCGGCTGTTTGAAATGCGATTGGAAGAGCTGGAAACCAACCGGCGCGACTCGGATATCTTCTCCGGTTTCCTGGCCGATATGTCCGAGTCGTATATTGACGGCCACAATCCTGCGGAGATCGTGCGGGATTACATTGCCGGCATGACGGACCGCTACTTTTTACACCAGTTTCCGGAGCACGAGCGACCGGCACCCCCTTTGTGA
- a CDS encoding RimK family alpha-L-glutamate ligase, translating into MARQVLALEARLRDCRNVRTIGVRPNFSDYSPQEMQWIREAEVIYYPTAFYADLFDAVGKATFPSYHTYKCVQDKIKQTALLQLAGLPHPPTRVFYGRRQQSKIPQYFSYPCIAKEPRGSAMGRGVFYIGNRDDLDIYLQERHVAYIQQYIPMDRDIRVVVIGGEVVHAYWRIAVDGEFRTNVARGGHIGLEPVPEAALALAKKAAQVCRWNDVGIDICRDGDGYTILEANMKYGREGFRAAGIDYFKMMEQMIDDGQI; encoded by the coding sequence ATGGCCCGACAGGTCCTGGCACTGGAGGCTCGCCTGCGCGACTGCCGCAATGTCCGCACCATTGGCGTGCGGCCCAATTTCAGCGACTACAGCCCGCAGGAAATGCAGTGGATCCGCGAAGCGGAGGTCATCTATTATCCCACGGCATTTTACGCCGACCTTTTCGACGCCGTGGGTAAGGCCACCTTTCCCAGCTACCATACCTACAAATGTGTTCAGGACAAGATCAAACAGACCGCGCTGCTCCAACTGGCCGGGTTGCCCCATCCTCCAACGCGGGTGTTTTACGGCCGCCGGCAGCAATCGAAAATCCCCCAGTATTTTTCCTATCCATGCATCGCCAAGGAACCGCGGGGGTCGGCCATGGGGCGGGGCGTGTTTTACATTGGCAATCGCGATGATCTGGATATCTACCTCCAGGAACGCCATGTAGCCTATATCCAGCAGTACATCCCCATGGACCGGGATATCCGCGTGGTCGTGATCGGCGGTGAGGTGGTCCATGCCTACTGGAGAATCGCAGTCGATGGGGAGTTTCGCACCAATGTTGCCAGGGGCGGGCACATCGGCCTGGAACCCGTTCCCGAAGCGGCGCTGGCCCTGGCAAAAAAGGCGGCGCAGGTCTGCCGGTGGAACGATGTGGGCATCGACATCTGCCGCGACGGCGACGGGTACACCATTTTGGAGGCCAACATGAAATACGGGCGTGAAGGATTTCGCGCCGCCGGTATCGACTATTTTAAGATGATGGAGCAAATGATCGACGATGGACAAATCTGA